One genomic segment of Ferrimonas sp. YFM includes these proteins:
- a CDS encoding GrpB family protein gives MASREITVEPYSLDWPERFQQEAGKISDLLRLEGARLHHIGSTAVPGLAAKPVIDMLMQVPSLAELDAVSPRLEALGYLAKGEFGIGGRRYFQKGGAQRTHHLHCYQAGSLEIRRHLAFRDYLRAHPDVARAYGDIKLEGAALCQHDIQRYMAHKNDFIQCHEALALTWYDSVGSRD, from the coding sequence ATGGCCAGCCGTGAGATCACCGTCGAGCCCTATAGCCTGGACTGGCCGGAAAGGTTTCAGCAAGAAGCCGGCAAGATAAGCGACCTGCTGCGACTGGAAGGCGCCAGGTTGCATCATATCGGCAGTACAGCGGTCCCCGGGCTGGCGGCCAAGCCGGTGATCGACATGCTGATGCAGGTGCCCTCTCTTGCCGAGCTGGATGCGGTCAGCCCCAGGCTGGAGGCGCTGGGTTATCTGGCCAAGGGGGAGTTTGGCATCGGCGGGCGGCGTTACTTTCAAAAGGGCGGGGCACAGCGCACCCATCACCTGCACTGCTATCAAGCAGGTAGTCTGGAGATTCGCCGTCACCTGGCGTTTCGGGATTACCTGCGGGCTCACCCGGATGTGGCCAGAGCCTATGGCGACATCAAGCTGGAGGGAGCGGCGCTGTGTCAACACGACATCCAGCGCTACATGGCCCATAAGAACGACTTTATCCAATGCCATGAAGCCCTGGCGCTCACCTGGTATGACTCGGTCGGCTCACGGGATTAG
- a CDS encoding phosphotyrosine protein phosphatase, which yields MNLLFVCSENRLRSPTGEEVFCAYDGVDAIGAGTNSDADTVVSGDLIEWADIVFVMERAHKSKVAKKFKALLKGKKLVCLEIPDNYQRMDPELIRLLKVKVSQHVQLD from the coding sequence ATGAATTTACTGTTCGTTTGCAGTGAGAATCGCTTGAGAAGCCCAACCGGTGAGGAGGTGTTCTGTGCCTACGACGGTGTAGATGCCATTGGCGCTGGAACCAACTCTGATGCTGATACGGTCGTCAGCGGCGATTTGATTGAGTGGGCCGACATCGTCTTCGTAATGGAGCGGGCTCATAAGAGCAAGGTCGCCAAGAAGTTCAAGGCGCTGCTCAAAGGGAAAAAGCTTGTGTGTCTGGAAATACCCGATAACTACCAACGAATGGACCCTGAATTGATCCGGTTGTTGAAGGTCAAGGTGTCTCAACACGTGCAGTTGGATTAA
- a CDS encoding TetR/AcrR family transcriptional regulator, with protein MKHGVTRQQIVAAADDLFYRQGFECTSFADITAAVNISRGNLYHHFKVKDDILDAVIEARLCKTQDTLGQWEADGATPMERIELYVKSLLCNWPLIKEHGCPVGTLCTELAKLDHDAREDSVKILALFRQWLKNQFLALNSVEDPDVLAMQVLSWSQGVASMGNAFKDLQYVKREVQKMCDWLQAVPLNPK; from the coding sequence ATGAAACATGGGGTGACCAGACAGCAGATCGTAGCAGCGGCAGATGACCTGTTTTATCGACAAGGTTTTGAATGTACTTCCTTTGCTGATATCACCGCGGCAGTAAATATCTCCCGTGGCAATCTCTATCATCACTTCAAAGTTAAGGACGATATTCTCGATGCCGTGATTGAGGCACGTCTGTGCAAAACCCAGGACACATTGGGGCAGTGGGAGGCGGATGGGGCAACACCCATGGAGCGCATTGAGCTCTATGTTAAAAGCCTTCTGTGTAATTGGCCCTTGATCAAGGAGCATGGTTGTCCAGTAGGGACTTTGTGCACTGAACTTGCCAAACTGGATCATGACGCGAGAGAGGATTCGGTGAAGATTCTCGCTCTGTTTAGACAGTGGCTAAAGAATCAGTTTTTGGCACTGAACTCGGTAGAGGATCCGGATGTGTTGGCAATGCAGGTATTGTCTTGGAGTCAGGGTGTGGCCTCAATGGGGAATGCGTTTAAAGATCTTCAGTACGTTAAACGAGAAGTGCAGAAAATGTGTGACTGGCTTCAGGCAGTGCCGCTTAACCCTAAATAG
- a CDS encoding MdtL family multidrug efflux MFS transporter — MNPMLLCCFALVLLYPLGVDLYLIAVPDISADLGASSAQLHYAFSLYLAGMASTMILGGILADRLGRRPVALWGAALFLIASLLAMMSDTTLQFLLARFGQGVGAGFAYVTCFAVMRDTLDDGKRTRIMSMINGIICILPVTAPVLGHFILLHHPWRVLFLLMATLATTIFLLCLKRLPETRPGQQITPSSPRQLFGHPLFVSRLIIGTLATAVILSFVENSPLILITELGISKGEYSLVMSSTALISMTSAFMTPKLLRLWGESRVLSLAQGMFLVAGVLLAAPHNALSLYLGFAAICSGFSMGFGIATSQALSPCRESAGLASSVLGVSQVAGSACYIWVMGLIGTPPMVNLLAILFVAGVINLILIHRTRSATHLELSRDTA; from the coding sequence ATGAACCCCATGCTGCTCTGCTGCTTCGCCCTGGTCCTGCTCTACCCTCTGGGGGTCGACCTCTACCTTATTGCGGTTCCCGACATCAGCGCCGATCTGGGTGCCTCCAGCGCTCAGTTACACTACGCCTTCTCTCTCTACCTGGCTGGAATGGCCTCCACCATGATCCTCGGTGGCATTCTGGCTGACCGCCTGGGTCGACGCCCCGTGGCCCTGTGGGGCGCCGCCCTGTTCCTTATCGCCTCACTACTGGCGATGATGAGCGACACCACCTTACAATTCCTGCTCGCCCGTTTCGGTCAGGGGGTTGGCGCCGGTTTTGCCTACGTCACCTGTTTTGCCGTCATGCGTGACACCCTGGACGACGGCAAACGCACCAGGATAATGAGCATGATCAACGGCATCATCTGCATCCTACCGGTCACCGCCCCGGTACTGGGGCATTTCATCTTGCTGCACCATCCCTGGCGCGTGCTGTTTCTGCTGATGGCGACTCTGGCCACCACCATCTTCCTGCTCTGCCTGAAACGGCTCCCGGAAACCCGCCCCGGCCAGCAGATCACTCCCAGTTCGCCCAGGCAGCTGTTCGGCCATCCGCTGTTTGTCAGCCGCCTGATCATTGGCACCCTGGCCACCGCAGTGATCCTCAGTTTCGTGGAAAACTCTCCCCTAATCCTGATCACCGAACTTGGCATAAGTAAAGGGGAGTACTCCCTGGTGATGTCCTCCACCGCCCTTATCAGCATGACCTCGGCTTTTATGACTCCAAAGCTGCTGAGACTCTGGGGTGAGAGCCGGGTGCTGAGCCTGGCACAGGGGATGTTCCTGGTGGCCGGGGTGCTGCTGGCAGCCCCTCACAACGCCCTTTCTCTCTATCTGGGGTTCGCGGCCATCTGCAGCGGCTTCTCCATGGGCTTTGGCATCGCCACCAGTCAGGCGCTCTCTCCCTGCAGGGAAAGCGCCGGGCTGGCTTCTTCGGTCCTGGGCGTAAGCCAGGTCGCGGGCTCAGCCTGTTACATCTGGGTCATGGGCCTTATTGGCACTCCGCCCATGGTCAACCTGCTGGCCATCCTGTTTGTCGCCGGCGTCATAAACCTTATACTGATCCATCGCACCCGCTCAGCGACACACCTTGAACTCTCCCGGGACACTGCCTAG
- the ppk2 gene encoding polyphosphate kinase 2: MATEKETGRARDSKPKMNQEEYEEELYLLHAELVKLQYWIKEKGLKVVVVFEGRDAAGKGGAIKRFTDRVSPRVFRVVALPAPTEREKSEWFAQRYVPHFPAAGEVVLFDRSWYNRAGVERVMEFCTQEQYETFLKYTPIFERAIADSGIILIKYWFEISMEEQERRFKARIKDPRKTWKLSPMDLESYHRWYEYSRARDAMFAATHNKHAPWHIVRSDDKKRARLNCISHFLSQFPYEEVDRDKVKLGKRLLNGEYDDRASIADYPFIKERF, encoded by the coding sequence ATGGCCACGGAGAAAGAGACCGGCAGAGCCCGGGACAGCAAACCCAAGATGAACCAGGAGGAGTACGAAGAGGAGTTGTATCTGCTGCACGCCGAGCTGGTGAAGCTTCAGTACTGGATCAAGGAGAAGGGGCTCAAAGTGGTGGTGGTGTTCGAGGGGCGCGACGCCGCAGGCAAAGGGGGTGCCATCAAGCGCTTCACCGACCGGGTCAGCCCCAGGGTATTCAGGGTGGTGGCCCTGCCCGCCCCCACCGAGCGGGAAAAGAGCGAATGGTTTGCCCAGCGCTACGTTCCCCACTTCCCCGCCGCCGGCGAAGTAGTGCTGTTTGACCGCAGCTGGTACAACCGCGCCGGGGTGGAACGGGTCATGGAGTTCTGCACCCAGGAGCAGTACGAAACCTTCCTGAAGTACACCCCCATCTTCGAGCGCGCCATCGCCGACTCGGGGATCATCCTCATCAAGTACTGGTTTGAGATCAGCATGGAGGAGCAGGAGCGCCGCTTTAAGGCCCGCATCAAAGACCCCAGAAAAACCTGGAAGCTGAGCCCCATGGACCTGGAGTCCTACCACCGCTGGTACGAATACTCCCGGGCCCGCGACGCCATGTTCGCCGCCACCCACAACAAGCACGCCCCCTGGCACATCGTCCGCTCCGACGACAAGAAGCGTGCCCGGCTCAACTGCATCTCCCACTTCCTCAGCCAATTCCCCTATGAAGAGGTGGACAGAGACAAGGTGAAACTGGGTAAACGCCTGCTCAACGGGGAGTACGACGACAGGGCGTCCATCGCCGATTACCCCTTTATCAAGGAGCGGTTCTGA
- a CDS encoding energy transducer TonB has translation MEMLMKLLAVALAAVMSFGVSAAKNKLFLEVQVSDLAPEQGAKWVRNPDEEVLFPIELARLKGRGCTVLSFDISKEGKAKNVEVVESIPQRELGVYGKKMVRKWDWLPVSATEQTAETKRLVRLDFCMGDESAEQIEQYCKQQAKLGCSL, from the coding sequence ATGGAGATGTTGATGAAACTATTAGCGGTTGCCTTGGCGGCAGTGATGAGCTTCGGCGTGAGTGCGGCAAAGAACAAGCTGTTTTTAGAGGTGCAGGTGTCTGATCTGGCCCCAGAGCAGGGTGCCAAGTGGGTGCGGAACCCAGATGAAGAAGTGTTGTTTCCCATTGAGTTGGCCCGCCTGAAAGGGCGGGGCTGTACAGTGCTCTCCTTTGATATTTCCAAAGAGGGTAAGGCGAAAAACGTTGAGGTTGTCGAGTCGATTCCACAGCGGGAACTGGGCGTTTATGGCAAGAAGATGGTGCGCAAGTGGGATTGGCTTCCTGTTTCCGCAACCGAACAAACCGCGGAAACCAAGCGGCTGGTCAGGCTGGATTTCTGTATGGGCGATGAGTCAGCGGAGCAGATTGAGCAGTACTGCAAGCAGCAAGCTAAGCTTGGCTGCAGCCTGTAA
- a CDS encoding DUF6694 family lipoprotein: protein MKNLIVVTLITLCVGCSSIKDDFVFDGSTEASTQAGIVKVMKRLRPKDRLEFMTALMAIQFYDVKSASEVVDDPTMVNEMNYFIIGKKIDGLNYQQVIELAKTSPTKVEVIK from the coding sequence ATGAAAAATTTGATTGTAGTAACTTTAATAACATTATGTGTTGGATGCTCAAGTATCAAAGATGATTTTGTTTTTGACGGGAGTACCGAAGCATCAACTCAGGCTGGTATAGTCAAAGTTATGAAAAGATTGAGGCCCAAGGATCGATTAGAGTTTATGACAGCGCTTATGGCCATTCAGTTCTATGATGTTAAGAGTGCCAGTGAGGTTGTTGACGATCCAACGATGGTTAATGAAATGAATTATTTTATAATTGGCAAAAAAATCGATGGCTTGAATTATCAACAGGTGATTGAACTGGCTAAGACATCACCCACAAAGGTAGAGGTAATCAAGTAA
- a CDS encoding DUF4265 domain-containing protein: protein MNTKQLKKVHIDLPNHWATGGESLWATPLGNDLYRIENIPFYAYGLNFRDVVLATADTDELKPEVRKVLNPSGNKTYRVIFTNGLSREKQVELLKALEKYKASYERADGINVAIDIEPTGDHLAVYDQLEVYEKSGILSFETCEARAEGSFDDLPEDASEPS, encoded by the coding sequence ATGAATACCAAACAACTTAAGAAAGTACATATAGATCTTCCGAATCACTGGGCAACTGGCGGTGAGTCTCTTTGGGCCACGCCGTTAGGAAATGACTTATATCGGATCGAGAACATTCCATTTTATGCGTATGGTCTCAACTTTCGTGACGTTGTGCTTGCTACCGCTGATACGGACGAACTAAAGCCTGAGGTCAGAAAGGTTTTAAATCCCAGCGGGAATAAGACTTACAGAGTGATTTTCACGAATGGTCTTTCGCGAGAAAAGCAAGTTGAACTTTTGAAAGCCCTTGAGAAATACAAAGCTTCTTATGAGCGCGCAGACGGTATCAATGTAGCAATCGATATCGAGCCGACGGGAGATCACTTAGCTGTTTATGATCAGCTAGAGGTCTATGAGAAAAGTGGAATTCTGTCGTTTGAAACATGTGAAGCACGAGCTGAAGGCAGTTTTGATGACTTACCCGAAGATGCTAGTGAGCCTTCGTAG
- a CDS encoding serine hydrolase domain-containing protein has protein sequence MLTVRLRYLARRLSWLLLLVTAGSHASSWLSSQPFHTLMLSQTERPFPGDVLISPEGATELVFASSDNAGQQFVIGSLSKQITAALLLRLVEQGRVNLTDRPEQYLPDLPEQWQGRITLGQMLNHTSGIIALNRPLAEQPGQFRYSNLGYDLLGQIIEKVGQRPYAEQAKALFYLCDMRHSFAPSQRHPVSAAARLAPGERERQDGKRVAVERPLPQASVPSGGIVSSTSDLAAWNRCLYQSDKVLADTGSMLNPTSQRPHRWGKLGYASGLQVAETDAGIEYSHSGYVPGYISTMTYYPEHKVTLVILENVSWYPGDMPRVFGIHDRIRNELIRQLASKPISKDFHGQP, from the coding sequence GTGTTAACCGTTCGACTCCGTTATCTGGCCAGGCGCCTGTCCTGGCTCTTGCTGCTGGTGACCGCCGGCAGCCATGCCTCCTCCTGGCTGAGCAGCCAGCCCTTCCATACCCTCATGCTTTCGCAGACAGAGCGCCCCTTCCCGGGGGATGTGCTGATAAGCCCCGAAGGCGCGACAGAGCTGGTGTTTGCCTCTTCCGACAACGCCGGCCAGCAGTTTGTCATCGGTTCACTGAGCAAGCAGATCACCGCCGCACTGCTGCTGCGATTGGTGGAGCAGGGCAGGGTGAACCTGACCGATCGCCCGGAGCAGTACCTGCCTGACCTGCCCGAACAGTGGCAGGGGCGCATCACCCTGGGACAGATGCTCAATCACACCAGTGGCATCATCGCCCTGAACAGGCCTTTGGCCGAGCAGCCCGGGCAGTTCCGCTACTCCAACCTGGGTTACGATCTGCTGGGGCAGATCATCGAGAAAGTTGGCCAGCGTCCCTATGCCGAGCAGGCGAAAGCGTTGTTTTATCTGTGTGATATGCGCCACAGCTTTGCGCCCAGCCAGCGCCACCCGGTGAGTGCAGCAGCCAGGCTGGCGCCCGGTGAGAGAGAGCGCCAGGATGGCAAACGGGTGGCGGTAGAACGGCCGTTGCCACAGGCGTCTGTGCCCAGTGGCGGCATCGTATCCAGTACGTCAGATCTGGCGGCCTGGAATCGTTGTCTGTATCAGTCGGATAAGGTGCTGGCAGACACTGGCAGTATGCTCAATCCGACCTCCCAGCGGCCTCATCGTTGGGGCAAACTGGGCTATGCCTCTGGTCTGCAGGTGGCCGAGACCGATGCGGGCATCGAGTACAGCCACAGTGGCTACGTGCCGGGCTACATCTCCACCATGACCTACTATCCAGAGCACAAGGTGACCCTGGTGATTTTGGAAAATGTCTCCTGGTATCCGGGGGACATGCCTCGGGTATTCGGCATTCATGACCGCATTCGCAATGAGCTGATACGGCAGTTGGCCAGCAAACCCATCTCAAAGGATTTCCATGGCCAGCCGTGA
- a CDS encoding GNAT family N-acetyltransferase encodes MSKMDLQFRPAERGDLESLVGLLADDALGQQREHNVRPLPDSYHKAFEAIEADDNNLLLLATHQGQLVGMLQLTFIPYLTHQGSWRCLVEGVRIASQYRGKGCGEQMFEYAIELARERGCAMVQLTSDKQRPDAIRFYEKLGFTASHEGFKLSV; translated from the coding sequence ATGAGTAAAATGGATCTGCAGTTCAGACCTGCCGAGCGAGGTGACCTGGAATCTCTGGTCGGCTTGCTTGCAGATGATGCCCTGGGCCAGCAGCGTGAGCACAATGTTCGCCCCCTCCCCGATAGTTATCACAAGGCCTTTGAGGCCATAGAAGCTGACGATAATAATCTGCTTCTGCTGGCCACCCACCAGGGACAGTTGGTCGGAATGCTGCAACTTACCTTTATCCCCTACCTGACCCATCAGGGCAGTTGGCGCTGTCTGGTGGAAGGGGTGCGCATCGCCTCGCAGTACCGGGGGAAAGGCTGCGGAGAGCAGATGTTTGAATACGCCATTGAACTGGCGCGAGAGAGAGGCTGCGCCATGGTGCAGTTAACCAGCGACAAACAGCGCCCGGATGCCATACGTTTCTACGAGAAGCTGGGTTTTACGGCCAGTCACGAGGGCTTCAAACTCTCTGTCTGA
- the pflB gene encoding formate C-acetyltransferase, translating to MSENTAQFAKAWEGFVAGDWKSEVNVRDFIQKNYTPYEGDESFLAGSTPATDELWAKVMEGVRQENATHAPVDFDTSKVSTITSHDAGYINKDLEKIVGLQTEAPLKRAIIPNGGIRMVEGSCKAYGRELDPVTKAIYTDYRKTHNAGVFDVYTPDILRCRKSGVITGLPDAYGRGRIIGDYRRVALYGIDFLMQDKLNQFHSLQQELEQGGKLEDTLRLREEIAEQHRALGQIKEMAAKYGCDISKPAETAQEAIQATYFGYLAAIKSQNGAAMSLGRTSTFLDIYVERDLKAGLITESQAQEMVDHFIMKLRMVRFLRTPDYDQLFSGDPIWATESMAGMSLDGRTLVTKSSFRYLNTLYTMGPSPEPNITVLWSEHLPEGFKKYCAKVSIDTSSIQYENDDLMRKDFESDDYAIACCVSPQVLGKHMQFFGARANLAKTLLYAINGGVDEISKAQVGPKMDAITDDVLDYDTVYANLDTLMDWLAKQYVTALNCIHYMHDKYSYEASLLALMDRDVERTMACGIAGLSIAADSLAAIKYAQVKPVRDEDGIATDFAIEGDYPKFGNNDKRVDEIACELVESFMQKIRSLKTYRNSTPTQSILTITSNVVYGKKTGNTPDGRRAGQPFAPGANPMHGRDESGAVASLTSVAKLPFAHAKDGISYTFSIVPGALGKDEDGRRGNLAALMDGYFKNTQAREGGQHLNVNVMNREMLLDAVENPEKYPQLTIRVSGYAVRFNALTKEQQQDVITRTFTESM from the coding sequence ATGAGTGAAAATACCGCCCAATTTGCAAAGGCCTGGGAAGGCTTTGTTGCAGGTGACTGGAAATCCGAAGTTAACGTACGTGACTTCATCCAGAAGAACTACACCCCCTATGAAGGCGATGAGTCCTTCCTGGCGGGCTCCACCCCAGCGACTGACGAGCTGTGGGCCAAGGTAATGGAAGGTGTTCGTCAAGAGAACGCCACCCACGCCCCCGTAGATTTCGACACCTCCAAAGTTTCCACCATCACCTCTCACGACGCCGGTTACATCAACAAGGATCTGGAAAAGATCGTTGGTCTGCAAACCGAAGCGCCTCTGAAGCGTGCCATCATCCCCAACGGCGGTATCCGCATGGTTGAGGGCTCCTGCAAGGCCTACGGCCGCGAGCTGGATCCTGTGACCAAGGCGATCTACACCGACTACCGTAAGACTCACAACGCCGGCGTTTTCGATGTTTACACTCCAGACATCCTGCGTTGCCGTAAGTCCGGTGTGATCACCGGTCTGCCAGATGCCTACGGCCGTGGCCGTATCATCGGTGACTACCGTCGTGTTGCCCTGTACGGCATCGACTTCCTGATGCAGGACAAGCTGAACCAGTTCCACAGCCTGCAGCAGGAGCTGGAGCAAGGTGGCAAGCTGGAAGACACTCTGCGTCTGCGCGAAGAGATCGCCGAGCAGCACCGCGCCCTGGGCCAAATCAAAGAGATGGCGGCCAAATACGGCTGTGACATCTCCAAGCCTGCCGAAACCGCTCAGGAGGCGATTCAAGCCACCTACTTCGGTTACCTGGCGGCCATCAAGTCTCAGAACGGCGCTGCCATGTCTCTGGGCCGTACCTCCACCTTCCTGGACATCTACGTTGAGCGTGACCTGAAAGCGGGCCTGATCACCGAGTCCCAAGCTCAGGAGATGGTAGACCACTTCATCATGAAGCTGCGTATGGTTCGCTTCCTGCGTACTCCTGATTACGATCAACTGTTCTCCGGCGACCCAATCTGGGCCACCGAGTCCATGGCCGGTATGAGCCTGGACGGCCGTACTCTGGTTACCAAGAGCAGCTTCCGCTACCTGAACACCCTGTACACCATGGGCCCAAGCCCAGAGCCGAACATCACCGTTCTGTGGTCTGAGCACCTGCCAGAAGGCTTCAAGAAGTACTGCGCCAAAGTATCCATCGATACTTCCTCCATCCAGTACGAAAACGATGACCTGATGCGTAAGGACTTCGAGTCTGACGACTACGCCATCGCCTGCTGTGTATCCCCACAGGTTCTGGGTAAGCACATGCAGTTCTTCGGCGCCCGTGCCAACCTGGCCAAGACCCTGCTGTATGCAATCAACGGCGGCGTGGACGAGATCTCCAAGGCTCAGGTCGGCCCCAAGATGGACGCCATCACCGACGACGTTCTGGACTACGACACCGTTTACGCCAACCTGGACACCCTGATGGACTGGCTGGCCAAGCAGTACGTCACCGCCCTGAACTGCATCCACTACATGCACGACAAGTACTCCTATGAGGCGTCTCTGCTGGCTCTGATGGATCGCGACGTTGAGCGCACCATGGCTTGCGGTATCGCCGGCCTGTCCATCGCAGCGGATTCCCTGGCGGCCATCAAGTACGCCCAGGTGAAACCTGTACGCGACGAAGACGGCATCGCCACCGACTTCGCCATCGAGGGTGACTATCCTAAGTTCGGTAACAACGACAAGCGCGTGGACGAGATCGCCTGCGAACTGGTTGAGAGCTTCATGCAGAAGATCCGTTCTCTGAAGACCTACCGTAACTCCACCCCGACTCAGTCCATCCTAACCATCACCTCCAACGTGGTGTACGGCAAGAAGACGGGTAACACCCCTGACGGCCGTCGTGCCGGTCAGCCTTTCGCCCCCGGTGCCAACCCCATGCACGGCCGTGATGAGTCCGGTGCGGTCGCGTCCCTGACCTCCGTGGCCAAGCTGCCCTTCGCCCACGCGAAAGACGGTATCTCCTACACCTTCTCCATCGTACCCGGCGCCCTGGGTAAGGATGAAGACGGTCGCCGCGGCAACCTGGCTGCCCTGATGGATGGCTACTTCAAAAACACCCAGGCTCGCGAAGGCGGCCAGCACCTGAACGTCAACGTGATGAACCGCGAGATGCTGCTGGATGCCGTTGAGAACCCTGAGAAGTACCCTCAGCTGACCATCCGCGTTTCCGGTTACGCCGTACGCTTCAACGCTCTGACCAAAGAGCAGCAGCAGGACGTCATCACCCGTACCTTCACTGAGTCCATGTAA
- a CDS encoding VOC family protein has translation MFDHVVFGVRDYEKAKEFYLKVLEPIGVVVISENELGIELSSDGKSSLCIRRNPEANPAHLHLAFVAQNREQVQDFHRIALEIGAQDNGGPGLRPNYSDQYYAAYVLDPDGHNIEMVYHQC, from the coding sequence ATGTTTGATCACGTTGTCTTTGGGGTTCGTGATTACGAGAAGGCCAAAGAGTTCTACCTAAAGGTTTTGGAGCCAATTGGTGTAGTTGTCATTTCGGAGAATGAACTTGGTATTGAGCTTAGCTCAGATGGTAAATCATCTCTGTGTATTCGCCGTAATCCCGAAGCGAATCCAGCCCATCTTCATCTAGCTTTTGTGGCTCAAAACCGAGAACAGGTTCAAGATTTTCATCGAATTGCACTGGAAATCGGTGCTCAGGACAACGGTGGCCCTGGTTTGCGCCCAAACTATAGCGATCAATATTACGCGGCGTACGTGCTCGATCCGGATGGTCACAACATAGAGATGGTTTACCATCAGTGTTAA
- a CDS encoding IS630 family transposase yields MLTLPDRAERRRIIQKMHKTNDRDHCRRLNAILLLANGYNVTEVSRMMAAGRSSINRWIQWYTQCGLEGLESMNRGRVATQPYQQIKVVLEALIQISPQDIGYQRSRWSTELMAIEINRIMGLNVHASTIRRWLPRMGIVWRRVAPTLHIRDPDRDAKLARIKQALERCCTDHPVFYEDEVDIHLNPKLGSDWMPRGKQKKVATPGQNAKHYLAGALHAKTGRVSYVASTSKDSNLFLSMLQRLKRQYRRAKTITLIVDNYIIHKSKKTLRWLARNPKFILLFQPVYSPWVNKIEKLWHALHETVTRNHQCKAMWQLLKRVRYFMDNASPYPGGDHGLLKVEHN; encoded by the coding sequence ATGCTAACACTTCCAGACCGCGCAGAGCGACGCCGTATCATCCAAAAAATGCATAAAACCAACGACAGAGATCACTGTCGCAGGCTCAATGCCATCCTGCTCCTGGCTAACGGCTACAACGTCACCGAAGTCTCGCGGATGATGGCGGCTGGTCGTTCCTCTATCAACCGTTGGATTCAGTGGTATACCCAGTGTGGTCTTGAGGGCCTTGAGTCGATGAACCGGGGCCGGGTTGCCACACAGCCATACCAGCAAATCAAGGTTGTTTTAGAGGCGTTGATTCAAATCTCTCCCCAAGATATCGGTTACCAGCGGTCACGTTGGAGCACAGAGCTGATGGCTATTGAGATTAACCGGATTATGGGCTTAAACGTGCATGCGTCTACCATTCGTCGTTGGTTGCCCAGGATGGGCATTGTCTGGCGCAGAGTAGCGCCAACACTGCATATCAGAGACCCCGATAGGGACGCCAAGTTGGCCCGTATAAAGCAGGCGCTGGAAAGATGCTGTACAGATCATCCGGTGTTCTACGAGGACGAAGTGGACATCCATTTGAACCCCAAGTTGGGGTCAGACTGGATGCCACGAGGTAAGCAGAAGAAGGTGGCAACGCCAGGGCAAAATGCTAAACACTATCTGGCTGGCGCACTGCATGCGAAAACAGGTCGAGTGTCCTATGTCGCCAGCACCAGCAAAGACTCAAACCTGTTCCTATCGATGCTGCAACGGCTAAAACGCCAATATCGAAGGGCCAAAACCATCACGCTTATCGTGGACAATTACATCATCCACAAGAGCAAGAAAACACTGCGCTGGTTGGCCAGAAACCCGAAGTTCATTTTGCTGTTTCAGCCGGTTTACTCACCATGGGTCAACAAGATCGAAAAGCTCTGGCATGCGCTCCATGAGACAGTCACCCGCAATCATCAGTGCAAAGCCATGTGGCAGTTGCTGAAACGAGTCCGGTACTTCATGGACAATGCATCACCTTATCCCGGTGGAGACCATGGACTGTTGAAAGTGGAGCACAATTAG
- a CDS encoding DUF2314 domain-containing protein: protein MNLPTYENDHYILNNAEERHEESPESFWIPSREIRESLVPGTLVKLIFSMEVEVGSDEVSVERMWVEVTQTGSGHYVGRLENDPYGSSCVQCDQTVNFMACHVIDVYEEEV, encoded by the coding sequence ATGAATCTTCCTACGTACGAAAACGATCACTATATCCTGAATAATGCTGAAGAGCGGCATGAGGAGTCTCCGGAGTCGTTTTGGATTCCCAGCAGAGAGATCAGAGAGTCATTGGTGCCCGGGACTCTGGTTAAGCTGATTTTCAGCATGGAAGTGGAGGTTGGCTCGGACGAAGTCTCGGTAGAGAGAATGTGGGTCGAAGTTACCCAGACCGGCAGTGGTCACTATGTAGGTCGGTTGGAAAACGACCCCTATGGATCAAGCTGTGTTCAGTGCGACCAGACTGTTAACTTCATGGCTTGTCATGTCATCGATGTTTACGAGGAAGAGGTTTAG